One Roseburia rectibacter DNA window includes the following coding sequences:
- a CDS encoding SpoIIE family protein phosphatase produces the protein MKKTRIRQMIFSILGSLVCSVSVMGCYPLVPAYFTALYLEQVNGVMLLAFMYIGMTIFMPLTAAVKYGVTLIVMIGAVKLIEWANEGCPAFLAGVMAGLTTLILSFCGSLLEWKNQPAGAAVFLESIFIFGAVILLNRSIHFLMEWTPVQQKTEDLPETGNGERLKNYAESFQGLSQIFLNMSTGKEKYAADELGRVQNELTGKVCASCDSCTLCWERDCTPLYGILSSMITSIWQKGEPGAENEAELKKYCAKSRDMVEEAVRVFERVSLNHAWYNRLLENRQVIAEQLDAMAYIMQDCAREERVLDAQERRAISEIRYRAKEKGISIEEIHLIETLDGRLKLSATLKSRRGGCIALKSFVTAAEHALGKQMRAAADTKTFISREPVSYVFYEDTVYRNVQGIARVKKDGAKISGDNFSFLELERGEFLLGLSDGMGSGSMACKESEMVLDLVERFLEAGFSVETAIRMMNSAMVMKGADDLYSTVDLCKINLYTGMARLYKIGAAATFIKRGTEVECIASQSLPVGAQVQMDISTQETKLMGGDFVVMVTDGVLEYLHVKKPEDTMQEIIESIQTNNPGILAKKIMERVMLFTGGKAKDDMTVLAACIWEK, from the coding sequence ATGAAAAAGACCAGAATCAGACAAATGATATTCAGTATACTTGGGAGCCTGGTATGCAGTGTCAGTGTGATGGGATGTTATCCGCTTGTGCCCGCATATTTTACGGCACTTTATTTAGAGCAGGTAAACGGAGTCATGCTGCTTGCGTTTATGTACATAGGAATGACCATATTTATGCCGCTTACCGCTGCGGTAAAATATGGAGTAACACTGATCGTTATGATTGGTGCTGTAAAGCTGATCGAATGGGCAAATGAAGGATGTCCTGCATTTTTAGCAGGTGTGATGGCGGGGCTTACCACACTGATCTTATCGTTTTGCGGGAGTCTTCTGGAATGGAAAAACCAGCCGGCTGGTGCGGCGGTATTTTTAGAGTCTATATTTATATTTGGTGCAGTGATCCTTTTAAACCGCAGCATTCATTTCCTGATGGAGTGGACACCTGTGCAGCAGAAAACGGAGGATCTGCCGGAGACAGGAAATGGCGAGCGTTTAAAAAATTATGCGGAATCTTTCCAGGGACTATCTCAGATTTTCTTAAATATGAGCACAGGAAAAGAAAAATATGCAGCGGACGAGCTTGGCAGGGTACAAAATGAGCTGACCGGAAAAGTCTGTGCTTCCTGCGATTCCTGCACACTTTGCTGGGAGAGGGACTGTACACCGCTTTATGGGATTTTGTCCTCGATGATCACCTCAATCTGGCAGAAGGGGGAGCCGGGAGCAGAAAATGAGGCAGAACTGAAAAAGTATTGTGCAAAAAGCCGGGATATGGTGGAGGAGGCAGTACGTGTATTTGAACGTGTTAGTTTAAATCATGCATGGTACAACCGGCTTTTGGAAAACAGGCAGGTGATTGCGGAACAGCTTGATGCCATGGCATATATCATGCAGGACTGTGCAAGAGAAGAACGCGTGCTTGATGCGCAGGAGAGGAGGGCAATCTCCGAGATACGCTACCGTGCGAAAGAGAAGGGAATCTCGATTGAGGAGATTCATCTGATCGAGACATTGGATGGCAGGTTAAAACTGAGTGCGACTTTAAAAAGCAGAAGGGGAGGGTGTATTGCTTTAAAATCATTTGTGACCGCGGCAGAACATGCTTTAGGAAAGCAGATGCGTGCAGCGGCAGATACGAAAACTTTTATTTCGAGGGAACCGGTCAGTTATGTTTTTTATGAGGATACGGTGTACCGCAATGTGCAGGGAATTGCGAGAGTCAAAAAAGACGGGGCAAAAATATCGGGAGATAATTTTTCTTTTCTGGAGTTAGAGCGGGGGGAATTCCTTCTTGGACTTTCTGACGGCATGGGTTCCGGAAGCATGGCATGTAAAGAGAGTGAGATGGTATTAGACCTTGTTGAGCGTTTTTTAGAGGCAGGTTTTTCTGTAGAGACAGCGATCCGCATGATGAATTCTGCGATGGTCATGAAAGGAGCAGATGATCTGTATTCCACAGTTGATCTCTGCAAGATCAATCTGTATACAGGAATGGCAAGGTTATATAAGATCGGTGCGGCGGCAACTTTTATAAAGAGAGGAACGGAGGTGGAATGTATTGCTTCACAGAGCCTGCCGGTTGGAGCACAGGTACAGATGGATATTTCCACGCAGGAAACAAAACTCATGGGTGGTGATTTTGTTGTCATGGTAACGGATGGTGTGTTAGAATATCTGCATGTAAAGAAACCGGAGGATACCATGCAGGAGATCATAGAGAGCATACAGACGAATAATCCGGGGATACTGGCAAAGAAGATCATGGAGCGTGTGATGCTTTTTACGGGAGGAAAGGCTAAGGATGATATGACCGTGTTAGCGGCATGTATATGGGAAAAATAA
- a CDS encoding IS3 family transposase (programmed frameshift), which produces MTEQKQRRKPRKYTDEFKQQLVELYRSGKRRCDICREYDIATSLFDKWVKQASNSGSFHEKDNRTPEQEELIRLRKENQQLRMENDILKPSGADLRTKVNVIKANAHKYSVSAMCRVLQVNRSTYYYEAAAKKDESELTADIQEIFRKSRNHYGTRKIKKELADCGKQVSRRRIGRIMKQEGLVSSYTTAQFKPQKDRCNESKVENVLNRQFQNQPYRNVVVSDLTYVRVGNRWNYICVLIDLFNREIIGYSAGEHKTAELVKQAFMKVDGNLSEIHIFHTDRGNEFKNETIEELLETFHMERSLSHKGCPYDNAVAEATFKIIKTEFVWNETFHTQEELKIKLWDYVNWYNHHRIHSSLGYQTPVQYRKNNLKKFV; this is translated from the exons ATGACCGAACAAAAACAACGACGAAAACCTCGCAAATATACAGATGAATTTAAACAGCAACTGGTGGAACTATATCGTTCCGGCAAACGCAGATGTGATATCTGCCGTGAATATGACATTGCTACTTCCCTGTTTGACAAGTGGGTAAAGCAGGCATCCAATTCCGGTTCTTTCCATGAAAAAGATAACCGGACTCCGGAGCAGGAAGAACTGATCCGGCTTCGGAAAGAAAACCAGCAGTTAAGAATGGAAAATGATATTTTAAAAC CAAGCGGCGCTGATCTTAGGACGAAAGTAAATGTGATTAAAGCAAATGCCCACAAATACTCTGTATCAGCAATGTGTCGCGTCCTACAGGTAAACAGAAGCACCTATTATTATGAAGCAGCAGCAAAAAAAGATGAATCAGAACTCACTGCAGACATTCAGGAAATTTTTAGAAAAAGCCGGAACCATTATGGTACACGAAAGATCAAGAAAGAACTGGCTGATTGCGGGAAACAGGTATCAAGACGCAGGATTGGACGGATTATGAAACAGGAAGGTCTGGTATCAAGCTATACTACAGCACAGTTTAAACCGCAAAAAGACAGATGTAATGAATCAAAAGTAGAGAATGTGTTGAACCGACAATTTCAAAACCAGCCATACCGCAATGTAGTGGTAAGTGATTTGACCTACGTAAGGGTAGGAAACCGCTGGAATTATATTTGTGTACTGATTGATCTTTTTAACAGGGAGATTATTGGATACAGTGCAGGAGAACATAAAACAGCAGAACTTGTAAAACAGGCATTTATGAAAGTAGACGGAAATCTGTCGGAAATCCATATTTTCCACACAGACCGTGGAAATGAATTTAAAAACGAGACAATTGAAGAACTGTTAGAAACGTTCCATATGGAACGCTCCCTGAGCCATAAGGGATGTCCTTATGACAATGCAGTGGCAGAAGCTACGTTCAAGATTATAAAAACAGAATTTGTATGGAATGAAACATTCCATACGCAGGAAGAACTGAAGATAAAACTATGGGATTATGTAAACTGGTATAATCATCACCGCATACATTCTTCCTTAGGGTATCAAACGCCTGTACAATATCGGAAAAATAACCTAAAAAAATTTGTCTGA
- the yabP gene encoding sporulation protein YabP: protein MDDRNTNVTKSHKVLLANRKSGAFSGVVDVLSFDVAEILLETELGMLLIKGHDLHVNRLTLEKGEIDIEGRIDSLTYSDIKSTGKQAESILGRLFK from the coding sequence ATGGATGATAGAAATACAAATGTGACAAAGTCACATAAAGTACTGCTTGCAAACCGCAAAAGCGGGGCTTTTTCCGGAGTTGTGGACGTGTTGTCATTTGATGTGGCAGAAATTCTGTTAGAAACAGAACTTGGTATGCTTTTGATAAAAGGGCACGATCTCCATGTGAATCGTCTGACTTTGGAAAAAGGCGAAATTGATATTGAAGGAAGAATCGATTCCCTGACTTATTCCGATATCAAAAGTACAGGAAAACAGGCAGAATCTATTTTAGGGAGATTGTTTAAATGA
- the hpt gene encoding hypoxanthine phosphoribosyltransferase, with translation MKIKNINVHFTEEEIDKKIRELGARISEDYAGESVCLICILKGASFFTCELAKRITVPVEVEFMSVSSYGSGTESSGIVKIVQDLSTSIEGKNVIVVEDIIDTGRTLSYLLENLKTRSPKSVRLCTLLDKPDRRVVDVKVDYVGFEIPDEFVVGYGLDYDQQYRNLPYIGFVEIEE, from the coding sequence GTGAAGATTAAAAACATTAATGTTCATTTTACGGAAGAAGAGATTGACAAGAAGATCAGGGAATTAGGTGCAAGGATCAGTGAGGATTACGCAGGGGAATCTGTATGTCTGATCTGTATTTTAAAGGGAGCATCTTTCTTTACCTGTGAGCTGGCAAAAAGAATCACCGTACCGGTGGAAGTGGAATTTATGTCAGTTTCCAGTTATGGTTCCGGCACAGAATCCAGTGGTATCGTAAAGATCGTACAGGATTTATCAACCAGTATTGAAGGAAAAAATGTTATTGTTGTTGAGGATATCATCGATACAGGAAGAACTTTAAGTTATCTTTTAGAGAATTTGAAAACAAGAAGTCCAAAGAGCGTTCGTCTGTGTACACTGCTTGACAAACCGGACCGCAGGGTTGTGGATGTAAAGGTTGACTATGTCGGATTTGAGATACCGGACGAGTTTGTAGTAGGTTATGGCCTTGATTATGATCAGCAGTACCGTAATCTGCCTTATATTGGATTTGTGGAGATAGAGGAATAA
- a CDS encoding HU family DNA-binding protein → MNKAELVAAMAEKTELSKKDAEAALKAFTDVVAEELKKGEKIQLVGFGTFEVSERAERTGRNPQSGKEMVIPASKAPKFKAGKALKDMVNA, encoded by the coding sequence ATGAACAAAGCAGAATTAGTTGCAGCAATGGCTGAGAAAACTGAATTAAGCAAAAAAGACGCAGAAGCAGCATTAAAAGCTTTCACAGACGTTGTAGCTGAAGAATTAAAAAAAGGTGAGAAGATCCAGTTAGTTGGATTCGGAACATTTGAAGTATCTGAGAGAGCAGAGAGAACAGGAAGAAACCCACAGAGCGGTAAAGAGATGGTTATTCCGGCTTCTAAAGCTCCAAAATTCAAAGCTGGTAAGGCTTTAAAAGATATGGTTAACGCATAA
- a CDS encoding aldo/keto reductase — MYTADSKRYETMQYNRCGASGLKLPVVSLGLWHNFGDTGCYDNMKAMCRTAFDHGITHFDLANNYGPAYGSAERNFGQILKDDLMPYRDELLISTKAGYDMWEGPYGNWGSRKYLIASLDQSLKRLGLEYVDIFYHHRMDPETPLEETMGALDSIVKSGKALYAGLSNYDGPTLKKAAAILNDLKCPFIINQNRYSIFDRTIENNGLKETAHDLHKGIIAFSPLAQGMLTNRYLNGIPADSRIAKDGRFLHESSLTPERLAQIKALNELAGERGQTLAEMALSWILKDDHVTSVLIGASKPEQILDNIGIIGHTSFSKEELEKIDAIAK; from the coding sequence ATGTATACAGCAGACAGTAAACGTTATGAAACCATGCAGTATAACCGCTGTGGAGCAAGCGGATTAAAACTTCCGGTCGTATCTTTGGGATTATGGCACAATTTCGGTGATACCGGATGTTATGACAACATGAAGGCAATGTGCCGCACCGCCTTTGATCACGGCATTACCCACTTTGATCTCGCCAACAATTACGGTCCTGCCTACGGAAGTGCAGAGCGCAATTTCGGTCAGATCTTAAAAGATGATCTTATGCCTTACCGTGATGAGCTTTTGATCAGTACAAAAGCCGGTTATGATATGTGGGAGGGACCTTATGGCAACTGGGGAAGCCGTAAATATCTGATCGCAAGTTTAGACCAGAGCTTAAAGAGACTTGGACTTGAATATGTCGATATTTTCTACCATCACCGCATGGACCCGGAAACACCGCTTGAAGAGACAATGGGGGCTCTTGATTCCATCGTAAAAAGCGGTAAGGCACTTTATGCCGGACTTTCTAACTATGATGGACCAACCTTAAAGAAAGCGGCAGCTATCTTAAATGACTTAAAATGCCCGTTCATCATTAACCAGAACCGCTATTCGATCTTTGACCGTACCATCGAAAATAACGGCCTAAAGGAAACTGCGCATGATCTTCATAAAGGTATCATCGCCTTCTCACCTTTAGCCCAGGGTATGCTGACCAACCGCTACTTAAACGGTATCCCGGCAGACAGCCGTATTGCAAAGGACGGCCGCTTTTTACATGAATCTTCCTTAACGCCGGAACGCCTGGCTCAGATCAAAGCATTAAATGAACTGGCAGGAGAACGTGGTCAGACACTTGCAGAGATGGCATTAAGCTGGATCTTAAAGGACGATCATGTGACAAGTGTTCTGATCGGTGCCTCAAAACCGGAACAGATCTTAGACAATATCGGTATCATCGGACATACTTCTTTCTCCAAAGAAGAACTTGAAAAAATCGACGCTATCGCAAAATAA
- a CDS encoding septum formation initiator family protein, which yields MAGRGRRKKNNNRAGKLCIGLIVIAFVAVMSVQIIRVYQKDQEYIQQEASLQKQLEDETARGEQLSNYETYTKSQQYVEDTAKSKLGLAYDNEIIFKEAKK from the coding sequence ATGGCAGGTAGGGGACGTCGAAAAAAGAATAATAACAGAGCAGGCAAGCTTTGTATTGGATTGATCGTCATTGCATTTGTTGCGGTAATGTCTGTTCAGATCATCCGGGTTTACCAGAAGGATCAGGAGTACATACAGCAGGAAGCATCACTCCAGAAGCAGTTAGAGGATGAAACTGCAAGGGGAGAACAACTGAGCAATTATGAGACATATACAAAGTCCCAACAGTATGTGGAAGATACTGCAAAGAGTAAATTAGGACTTGCCTATGATAATGAGATCATCTTCAAGGAAGCGAAAAAATAG
- the yabQ gene encoding spore cortex biosynthesis protein YabQ, which yields MMAVSAAISEQAASLGVSILIGGALFLLYDILRIFRRIVPHGNFWIGMEDFVYWICCTAVVFVMLYRENDGMVRGFSIGGIVLGMLLYYLLLSRFVIRINVMVFGAVFGLLGKIFGTILLPVRKHGKKIIHFFRKRLKKVCRAVKIGLCKL from the coding sequence ATGATGGCTGTCAGCGCGGCGATCAGTGAACAGGCAGCCTCACTTGGAGTATCCATACTGATTGGCGGAGCATTGTTTCTTTTGTATGATATCCTGCGTATTTTTCGCAGAATCGTGCCCCATGGGAATTTCTGGATCGGCATGGAGGATTTTGTATACTGGATCTGCTGTACGGCAGTGGTTTTTGTGATGTTGTATCGGGAAAATGACGGCATGGTGAGAGGATTTTCCATAGGTGGAATCGTGCTTGGCATGCTGCTCTACTATCTTCTGCTCAGCCGTTTTGTCATACGGATCAATGTGATGGTCTTTGGGGCGGTTTTTGGTCTGCTCGGCAAAATATTTGGTACTATTTTACTACCAGTCAGAAAACATGGGAAAAAAATTATACATTTTTTTAGAAAACGATTGAAAAAAGTGTGCAGAGCAGTTAAAATTGGGTTATGTAAACTATAG
- the tilS gene encoding tRNA lysidine(34) synthetase TilS — protein sequence MTEDVLNWIKKEKLMTEGDTVIVGLSGGADSVALLLVLLELRERIGYTLLAIHVEHGIRGGESRKDAAFAEELCRQKGVPCRICPVSVPEYAAAEGLGIEEAARILRYDCYQKEAEKLKKNGAGHVCIALAHHANDNAETVLFQMARGSGIHGMCGMHPKRVLAGDISIVRPLLCVSRKQIEEYLDKAGQEYRTDGTNLDINYSRNRIRHCVLPELLKVNEQSVSHINQSALLLQQAVDYMEQETKKAMQTCCAFTDGAYTILKNEWQQYPDIIRQEIVHAVLGKASGSRKDIGMVHVQDVCALMEKQTGREIMLPYQVTACRVYEGVRLRRGEIQKDAGGAWKKLEPEDKNENVRPVYKLTETDFAKLEAGETVTITLPDASVSLRLLLFSGKIDEIPKNQYTKWLNYDRIECGLQFRSRTSGDYLTVDDAGHKKKLKSYFIDEKIPQIKRDHIWLLAQQSHVLWVIGGRISAVCKIKEDTKRILEVRIDGGNYRED from the coding sequence ATGACAGAAGATGTATTAAACTGGATCAAAAAAGAAAAACTGATGACAGAAGGGGATACCGTGATCGTAGGGCTGTCCGGTGGGGCGGATTCTGTGGCACTTTTGCTGGTGCTTTTGGAATTGCGCGAAAGAATCGGATACACGCTTTTGGCAATACATGTAGAGCACGGTATCCGGGGAGGAGAGAGCAGGAAGGATGCAGCGTTTGCAGAAGAACTCTGCAGACAAAAAGGGGTTCCATGCAGGATATGTCCGGTCAGTGTGCCGGAATATGCGGCTGCGGAGGGACTTGGCATTGAGGAAGCTGCGAGGATACTCCGTTATGACTGTTATCAAAAGGAGGCAGAGAAACTTAAGAAAAACGGAGCGGGACATGTCTGCATTGCCCTTGCACATCATGCAAATGACAATGCAGAGACGGTTTTGTTTCAGATGGCGAGAGGGAGCGGAATCCATGGAATGTGCGGAATGCACCCGAAGCGTGTACTTGCAGGAGACATTTCCATTGTGCGTCCGCTTCTTTGTGTTTCAAGAAAACAGATTGAGGAGTACCTTGATAAAGCCGGTCAGGAGTACCGGACAGATGGCACTAATCTGGATATAAATTACAGCAGAAACCGTATCCGTCACTGTGTTCTGCCGGAACTGTTAAAGGTCAATGAACAGTCGGTTTCCCATATCAATCAGAGTGCACTGCTTTTACAGCAGGCAGTTGATTATATGGAACAGGAGACTAAAAAGGCAATGCAGACATGCTGCGCTTTTACAGATGGCGCATATACTATTTTAAAAAATGAGTGGCAGCAGTATCCTGATATCATCCGGCAGGAGATCGTTCATGCGGTATTAGGAAAAGCATCTGGCAGCAGGAAAGATATCGGTATGGTACATGTGCAGGATGTCTGTGCCCTGATGGAAAAACAGACCGGACGTGAGATCATGCTTCCATATCAGGTGACGGCATGCAGGGTCTATGAAGGGGTAAGACTGCGCCGTGGGGAAATCCAAAAGGATGCCGGGGGAGCATGGAAGAAGCTGGAACCTGAAGATAAAAACGAAAATGTCCGGCCGGTTTATAAGCTCACAGAGACAGATTTTGCAAAATTAGAAGCGGGAGAAACGGTAACGATCACATTGCCGGATGCCAGTGTGAGCCTCAGACTGCTTTTATTTTCGGGAAAAATTGACGAAATTCCTAAAAATCAGTATACGAAATGGCTGAATTATGATAGGATAGAATGTGGCTTGCAGTTTCGGAGCCGGACATCCGGAGATTATCTGACGGTGGATGATGCAGGACACAAAAAGAAATTAAAGAGCTATTTTATTGATGAAAAAATACCGCAGATAAAAAGAGATCACATATGGCTTTTAGCGCAGCAGTCGCATGTGTTATGGGTCATTGGCGGGCGGATCAGTGCCGTCTGCAAAATAAAAGAAGATACAAAAAGGATCCTGGAAGTAAGGATCGACGGAGGAAATTATCGTGAAGATTAA
- a CDS encoding phospho-sugar mutase — protein sequence MGYKENYESWLNNPYFDEDTRNELKNIAGNEKEIEDRFYMDLEFGTAGLRGVIGAGTNRMNIYTVRKATQGLANYISKVNGQKRGVAIAYDSRHMSPEFADEAALCLAANGIKAYVFESLRPTPELSYAVRKLGCIAGINVTASHNPPEYNGYKVYWEDGAQITPPHDTGIMDEVKKVTDYATVKTMPLDEAKAAGLYQVIGADIDDPYIAELKKLVLHQDCIDKVGGELKIVYTPLHGTGNIPVRRVLKELGFKNVYVVPEQELPDGDFPTVSYPNPEAAEAFELGLALGKKVDADLILATDPDADRLGVYVKDSKTGEYHSLTGNMSGCLIGDYVIGQRKERDGSLPADGAFIRSIVSTNMADAIADYYGIELVEVLTGFKFIGQKILEFEKTGKGTYLFGMEESYGCLTGTYARDKDAIVASMTLCEAAAYYKTKNMTLWDAMLAMYERYGYYKDDVTSITLKGIEGLAKIQEIMNTLRDQAPQEIGDYKVTAIRDYKKDTVTDLATGKVTPTGLPSSNVLYYEMTDGAWVCVRPSGTEPKVKFYLGVKGTSLADADKKSSDLSKAVHAMIDKML from the coding sequence ATGGGATACAAAGAAAATTATGAGAGCTGGCTGAATAATCCTTACTTTGATGAGGATACCAGAAATGAACTGAAAAATATTGCGGGAAACGAAAAAGAGATCGAAGACCGTTTTTATATGGATCTGGAATTCGGTACGGCAGGACTCCGTGGTGTGATCGGAGCCGGAACCAACCGTATGAATATTTACACCGTACGCAAGGCTACACAGGGACTTGCAAATTATATCAGCAAGGTAAACGGGCAGAAGCGCGGAGTTGCGATCGCCTATGATTCCCGCCACATGTCACCGGAATTTGCAGATGAAGCAGCACTCTGCCTGGCAGCAAACGGAATCAAAGCATATGTATTTGAATCTTTAAGACCAACCCCGGAACTTTCCTATGCAGTACGTAAATTAGGCTGTATTGCCGGAATCAATGTGACAGCAAGCCACAATCCACCGGAGTACAATGGATATAAAGTATACTGGGAGGATGGTGCACAGATCACACCTCCGCATGATACCGGAATCATGGATGAAGTAAAAAAAGTAACCGATTATGCAACAGTAAAGACCATGCCGCTTGATGAGGCAAAAGCAGCAGGACTTTATCAGGTGATCGGAGCAGATATCGACGATCCTTACATTGCTGAATTAAAGAAACTGGTTCTGCATCAGGACTGCATTGATAAAGTGGGCGGAGAGTTAAAGATCGTTTATACACCATTACATGGAACAGGAAATATTCCGGTACGCCGTGTATTAAAAGAGCTTGGCTTCAAAAATGTATATGTTGTTCCGGAGCAGGAGCTGCCGGATGGTGATTTTCCGACGGTAAGTTATCCGAACCCGGAAGCAGCAGAAGCATTTGAACTTGGACTTGCCCTTGGCAAAAAAGTAGATGCAGACTTAATTCTTGCGACAGATCCGGATGCAGACCGTCTCGGTGTGTATGTAAAGGACAGCAAAACAGGAGAATATCACAGCTTAACCGGTAATATGTCAGGATGCCTGATCGGTGATTATGTGATCGGACAGCGCAAAGAGCGTGACGGAAGCCTTCCGGCTGACGGTGCATTTATCCGTTCTATCGTTTCTACGAATATGGCAGATGCGATCGCTGACTATTATGGAATCGAGCTGGTAGAAGTGCTGACCGGATTTAAATTTATCGGTCAGAAGATCTTGGAATTTGAGAAAACAGGAAAAGGAACCTATCTGTTTGGTATGGAAGAAAGCTATGGCTGTCTGACAGGAACCTATGCGAGAGATAAAGATGCGATCGTAGCATCCATGACACTCTGTGAAGCAGCCGCTTACTATAAGACAAAGAACATGACATTGTGGGATGCAATGCTTGCAATGTATGAGAGATACGGCTATTACAAAGATGATGTGACATCCATCACCTTAAAAGGTATCGAGGGTCTTGCAAAGATTCAGGAGATCATGAATACACTGCGTGATCAGGCACCACAGGAGATCGGTGATTATAAAGTGACTGCAATCCGCGACTATAAGAAAGACACTGTTACAGATCTTGCAACCGGTAAGGTTACACCGACAGGACTTCCATCTTCTAACGTTCTTTACTACGAGATGACAGATGGTGCGTGGGTATGTGTAAGACCATCCGGTACAGAGCCGAAAGTAAAATTTTATCTGGGTGTAAAGGGAACTTCCCTTGCAGATGCTGACAAAAAATCATCCGATTTATCAAAAGCAGTACATGCGATGATCGATAAAATGCTTTAA